A single genomic interval of Chiloscyllium punctatum isolate Juve2018m chromosome 35, sChiPun1.3, whole genome shotgun sequence harbors:
- the bmp10 gene encoding bone morphogenetic protein 10, which produces MWRSLSFWLLGTVFSLTASSPIDTRADLSQAQSTYLLDDQLQNEETADFSNLLAKIKADFLKSLNLSASPGLPGQRPQPPEYMLDLYNRFAKDRTARPSSNVIRSFKSEDLSVGNQTDSLRIYHLLFNVSVPHHEEITMAELRLFTLVNMDQRTYQGVERKVTIYEVNSQHDERTANGSALKKLAERQLPGRASNWETFDLTEAIMRWSKSDSTTHRLEMHIENVETEKQNEGSLDIDMKPETNHMPLLIVFSDDRNSIKKEAIEELEQMIDHEKDVAFQSFNRETFSLSEETLLQRQSNMLYDTSSRIRRSAKGSYCKRSPLYVEFKDIGWDSWIIAPSGYEAYECKGSCYYPLTEQVTPTKHAIVQTLVNLRNPKMAAKACCVPTKLDPISILYVDVAGAVTYKFKYEGMVVAECGCR; this is translated from the exons ATGTGGAGAAGTTTGTCCTTTTGGCTGCTGGGCACTGTGTTCAGTCTCACAGCCAGCAGCCCCATAGACACCAGGGCAGACCTGAGCCAAGCACAGAGCACTTACCTGCTGGATGATCAACTCCAGAATGAAGAGACAGCTGACTTCAGCAACCTGCTGGCCAAGATCAAAGCGGACTTCCTCAAATCCCTGAATCTGTCAGCAAGCCCGGGGCTCCCAGGCCAGAGACCACAGCCTCCTGAGTACATGCTGGACCTCTACAACAGGTTCGCCAAAGACAGGACCGCCAGACCGTCCTCCAACGTGATCAGGAGCTTCAAGAGTGAAG ACCTTTCAGTGGGCAACCAAACGGATAGTTTGAGGATCTATCATCTGCTCTTCAATGTATCAGTTCCTCACCATGAGGAAATCACCATGGCTGAACTCCGCCTCTTCACCCTGGTCAACATGGATCAGAGAACATACCAGGGAGTGGAGAGGAAAGTCACCATCTATGAAGTGAACAGTCAGCACGATGAGAGGACAGCGAATGGCTCCGCTCTCAAGAAGTTAGCCGAAAGACAATTACCTGGCAGAGCCAGCAACTGGGAGACGTTTGATCTGACCGAAGCGATCATGAGATGGTCCAAGTCGGACAGTACCACTCACCGGCTTGAGATGCACATCGAAAATGTAGAGACTGAAAAGCAGAATGAGGGAAGCCTGGACATTGACATGAAGCCAGAGACAAACCATATGCCCTTGCTGATTGTCTTTTCTGATGACAGAAACAGCATCAAGAAAGAGGCGATTGAGGAGTTGGAGCAGATGATTGACCATGAGAAAGATGTGGCCTTCCAGAGTTTCAACAGGGAAACCTTCAGCTTGAGTGAAGAAACCTTGCTGCAGAGGCAGTCAAACATGCTCTATGACACTTCCTCCAGGATCCGCAGGAGTGCGAAAGGCAGCTACTGCAAAAGGAGCCCCCTCTACGTTGAGTTTAAGGACATTGGCTGGGACTCCTGGATCATAGCCCCATCAGGGTATGAAGCATATGAGTGCAAAGGCTCCTGCTACTACCCACTGACTGAGCAAGTCACCCCAACTAAGCATGCGATTGTTCAGACACTGGTCAATCTCCGGAACCCCAAAATGGCAGCCAAGGCTTGTTGTGTACCCACTAAACTGGACCCCATCTCCATCCTGTATGTGGATGTTGCAGGTGCAGTCACCTATAAGTTCAAATATGAAGGGATGGTGGTGGCTGAGTGTGGTTGCAGAtag